The sequence below is a genomic window from Pseudorca crassidens isolate mPseCra1 chromosome 7, mPseCra1.hap1, whole genome shotgun sequence.
GCAGGGCTCGGGTGGACTGGATGGGGTTCAGGGTGGGCCCTGGGTGGACTGGGCGGGCCCCGGGCGCGCCCTCGCGGCTCACATAATGTCATCCAACAGGTTGGCACTGGCCACCCAGTCTAGCGCGCGTGGCTCGGAGGCGGCCATGATCATGCACATGAAGGGACGGCCTGTGCGCCGGTCCGTGGGGTAGATGGTGGTGGGTGTGAAGCGCCGGTTGGCTTCGACGAACTCGCAGAGCTGCTCGTAGACGCGCGGGAACTCGTGGCGTAGGAAGACGCCGCGGAGCCGCAGCTCTCGCTGGATGTGGATGAAGGCCACCTCGCGTGCTCGCCGGCCCGCCTCGCCGTCCTGGTCCAGGCCCGCAGTGCCGGGCGGCGGCGTCAGGATCAACGTCTCCATGTCGGGTTCGCGGCCCCGCGCCGGGGGCGGCCGTGCTGGGCTGCCAGCCGCCAGCGCCACTTTGGCGAACTTGCGCACCGTGGGTCCGGGGCTGCGCGGCGCGGGAGCTGGCCGGGCAGGGGCGCCGGGTGGCACAGCGCCGGGGCCCACGGCCACGGACACGCTGAGCAGGAAGCACTCCGCCGGCTCGTAGAGGCGGCCGGCGGCCGCCAGCTCCCGAGCATAGCTGCCCAGTGGCGCCGCGTGCATGGCCAGCTCGCGCAGCGACAGGTAGGTGGGCGACAGCAGCAGCCCCTCGAGGCCGAAGCGCAGGAAGTTGTCTGCGGAGCCGGGACTCGGGAAGCCCAGGAAGAGAACGCCGCGGCCGCGCGACAAGAAGCCGACGCGCGCGATGCGCGAGAAGGCGCGGTGCACTGGGCCGCTGTCGCGGCAGAATTGCAACACGTGGCGGCACACGCTGCCCACGCGGCCGTACACGCAGCGCACCTTGTGCGCGTCCCAATCCTCGCGGCGACAGAGGCGCGAGCAGTAGTAGGTGTAGCAGCTATGGCAGGACTTGAAGTAGAGGCAGGCGTTGAACATGGTCTCGGTGCGCCCGCAGCGCGCATTGGAGCACGTCATCAGGTCATCCTCGTCGGCGCTGGGCTCCGGGGACGCGTCGGCCGCCTGACCCGGGCCCGCGGGCTCCTCAGCGCTGCCGGCAGACAGGGGTGGCGAGCGCGGTGCCCGCGTCGGGACCCCGGCGCCCGAGGGTCGCGAGTCTAGCAGGCGCCGCAGCTGGCGGCCCAGGCCGTCGGACGCGGGCTCGGGCGCTTGGCCGGCTGGGGGCCGCGAGTCGATGACCAGATCGGTGATGAGCTCGTCCAGCTGTTCGAGGCTGCGCTGGCGGCCAGAGGCGGGGCCATCGGGGACGGCGGGCGGAGGCGGCCGCGGGCGACTCCCCAGCAGCTCCCAGCTCCTGGCGCTCGGGCGCTCAGCCGCGCGCAGGTCGTTGTCGGTGATGGTGATCTCCGGCGTGACGTACCAGTTTCGGGCCAGGCCCTCGCCCATACGGCCCTTCTCCGACAGCGACGTCTCGGACAGCGACAGCGCCGCGTAGCGTCTGGGCGAGGTGGACAGGTTCACTATGACGGGCGGACGCCGGCCTTCGGGGGATGTGCCCCGCGGCTCCCGTGCCTCGCGCCCCAGCAGGTTCTCGTAGCTGCGGCCGCGGCCCAGTGGGTCTTCGCGGCGCGGCGCGGGCGCCAGGATGTTGTCCCAGGAGCGCGAGTAGTGGCGGCTGTCGGTCGCTAGCCGGGGTGGGCTGGTGCCGGTGCCGCCGTGCCACGAGGCGAGCAACGGGCCGGGGTCCGGGGGAGGAGGCGCCACCTGCAGGGTGCGGTAAGGCCTCGGGCCCCAGTCGCCCCAGGCCGGGCTGCTGCGCGGGTGCGGGTAAGTCCGCGTCAGGGCGTCTCGATTGCGGTACCGCCCGAAGTCCTCAGTGTAAAAGGGGCGGGCGGCGGGGTGAGCCCGGGGCTCTTCGGGGGCGTAGCGGGGGCCGCAGGGCGGGCCGTAGGCTCGGGGGGCCTCCCCGTAGTAGGAACGGGAGGGTGGTTCTTGGACGGGGAAGGTGCGAACTTCCCCCGCATAGTAGATGCCCCCGTGTCTTGGACTGGGCCCGGGTGGCTCTTCGGACAGAAAGGGCCTGGGGTAGTAGCTGTCGAAGGGCGGTCCAGGGCTGGCCATGAAGCCACCGGGGTGGCCCTCGGGTTCCTCGGTGTAGAAGAATTGGGTGGGGCCCGGCGGGGTGGTGAAGGGCAGACTCCGGCGCTCCGCGTAGTCTCGCGGCCCGAGAAGGGGCCCATCGCAGTACAGCGCCCGGGGGTCGGCGCAGTATGagtcactgggggtgggggtgagcgaAAGCCCCACGTGGCGAGGCCCGGGCACCGTGAGGCCGTGGAGCTGCGGGGCGGCGCGGGGCCAGGGCGCGGTCTCGGTGGGCCCGCAGGGCCTCGAGCTCCGGGCGGCATGCTGCAGCACCGCGTCGTCGGGCTTGACGTCCAGGCGGCAGCGGACGTGGGGGGCCGGCCCCGCGGGTGGCTCGGCCGGCGCACAGCGGTTGGCGGCGGCGCACAGGGGCGCCATGCGGCCCGGGCCGCCCCGCTGAGGCTGCAGCTTGATGGGGTGCAGCTCGTTGGCGAGCGCGCGCAGCGCGGGGTACGCGGGCTCCCGGCGGGGCGATGCGTCGGCCGGCGCCGCCCGCTGGGCCTCCCGGCCTCGGCGCGGCGGCACAGGCGGCGAGGCGGGTGCGGGTGCCAGGCCCGGGGCCGCACGGGGTGCGCTCTTGGAGCGGGCGCGGCGCCGTGGCTCGCCGTCGCGGGATCGGGCGCGCGGCGCGGCGGGCTCCGGAGGCGGCGGCTCCGGACGGGCCTCCATGGCCTCCCGGTCCAGTGCCTCCAGGAAATCGAAACTGCGGCAGTGGCGCTTGTTGAAAGGCGCGGGCGCAGCAGGCCGGGCCATTGGGCGCTCACATGGCGGGGGCCTCGACACGGGCCCCGGGGCCGCCACCTTGATGTCCTGGTACACGGTCGACACCAGCAGGTCCGGCGGGTCCGTGCGGGTCATCTTAAAAGAGGCCTCCAGGCTGCAGCTCACTCGGCCTTTTGGGGCTTTCGCCCTGAGGGGAGACGCGGGTCAGGGCGGCCCCTCTGTAGCCCAGGCCCCGCTAACCCCCAGCGCTGGCCCGGCTTACCTGGGGCACAGTGGGCGGGGCAGCCCTGGCCACGGGCCTTGGCCGAGGCCGCAGGGACTTGCTCCATGCTGGCGTCAGAAGCACCTGCAGGAGGAAGCCAGCTGTCCGGCCACTCAGGTCCCGCCCCCTCATCCAGACCATCCTTTCTGTGCCACTTTCTGTTGGGATGAGGCGGGTCAGCCAGAACAGGGATGTCATTGCAGTGGTTCCCGAACTTCTGCGCCCACTAGTGACCACTGGGCAGGCTTGGGTAGACCCCCTTTCCTGGGACAGGCCAGCAGCGGGGTAGGAAGAGTGGGGGTGTGATCCCAGCACCACCACCGTGGTGCCCACTGCTGGAGCAACTGGGTACTCCTTTGGGGCCTTCACAGACTTCTTCACAGAGCAGGTGGCTGAAGCCCCCTCCTTAAGACCCAGTGCAGAGCGAGCCCTCCACTGCTGCAGTGTGAGGTCCTGGCCCCGGCCTTCAGCAGCTCCACTCAGTCACCTGATCGTCCCGCCCCACCTGCTGGCTAGGCTGGACAGGCAGTCCTCCCCCAGCGCTGTGTCAGGCCCCAGGTCCTGAAGCGGCCCCACCGGGTCCAGGCATCTCGGCTCGTGGACTTGCCGGCCCCACCCTCAACTCTCCGTGTGGCCCAGGCCAGAGTAATGCTTCCAAAGGTCACAGTGGACCCTAAAGCTCCCTTTCCTTTGCAGAAACATCCTTTGACTCTCCCTCATCTTGGGGTGGCGAAACCCACTAAGATCTTTGGGGCTGTCACGAAAAGCCCGGGAGAGCGACCCCCCATCTTTGCAGTGAGTACACTGCAGCCGGCGACCGGGCCCTGGTTGCAGGACCACGTGGGGGCTTGCGAGCCAGGAGCTCGAGGCTGCCCCTGGGCCCCTGAGCAAAGCACCAGGCCAGGAGGCTGCCAGCCGGGGAAGCAGGGCGGTGGGTGGGTaaagcccccgccgcccccggtTCTCAGGCAGGCCCTCCCCACAGCCGCTCGGGAAGGCGCCATGGAAACCTGAGGTTCCGTGCCCCCGCATGCAGGCTGAGCTGGGGTCCAGCCCTCCGTACCAGGCTCACGTTCAGACCTGAGCCACCGGCTTCACTGGGTACCCAGAGCCTGGACAGGCTGGGAGGAGCTCAGACAGCGGTACAGGTCCCCACTTCCTCACACAGGCTGGGGGAGCGTGCTCCAGGGTGAGCTGGGTCCTCACCTGGTAGGACCTCTGGTCTGGTTGACCCTCTGTGTCCCGGGTGTGCCAGGGGCTTCCTGCCGGCAGGGCTGCCCTCCTGGGTCAAGGCCACCCAGGCCCAGTGCCTGCCCCCAGCTCGGCCTCAGGCGCACCCCAACTGCCCCTGGTTTGCAGGACCaccccctcccactcccttccATCTTAAAGCTAGGCCGGAATTGGGGGCTGGATGACGGGGTGTGAGGCTCCGCCCCAGGGAGGTGACAGCCAGGCCTTGGTGCTGCTGTGATGAGGAGCTAGACCGGGCGACACCCCTGCCCGTGGGGATGGGACAGTCCGCCCTCGCCGGGGTCCTAGGCCTAATGAGCCCGGCGGGTGGCCTCCCCGCCAAGCAGCCCGGCCCCTGCCCCGAGCGCCCGGGTGGGGGGCCGGCGTCCTCCAGGGGCGGCACCCCCATCCTTGCAGGTGCCGCACCTGCGAAAGACCCGCGGGGCAGCGGCCTCGACCCCTTACCTGGGCGGTGCTCCCCCACCTTGCCCGGTGGGCTGCGCAGGCCCGGCGAGCTCTGCCGTCCCCCGCGCTGCCGCCGCGTCCCCGGCACCAGCAGAAGCTTCCAGGCAGCGGCGCGAGGCCGCCGGGCCGCTCAGTGCTGCCCCCAATGGCGACTGGCAGGACTGCACTTAAAGGGGCCGCGCCGTGGGCCGGGGACGCGTGTGCCCCGCTGGCTCCAGGTTGGGGCTGTGGCTGGGCGCGAGGTGACGGGCTCTCTGCAGCCTCAAGGGCAGGCCTGGGGTCTAACGAGGGGACCCGGGTCCAGGGGGCACctggccggtcctgccagccccCATCTCCAGGACACCTGCCCAAGGGCAGCTGGTGGCCTGGCAGGCCTTGGAGCTGAAGCCTGGAGAAGGCCCAAGCCCTGGCCCGCACAGCAGACAACTCCCGGAATTCAAGCCTCGGTTCAGCCCGGGCAGGAGCAGATGGGCGGCTCCCCGCCCTGCTGGCCTCTGCGCTGCAGTGCTGGAGGTGCCAAGCcctccccaggtacctgggtcCAGATGGGCACCACCTGAGTGCCTGCAGCCTCCTGTCCCCAGGATGTCCAGCTTCCCCATGCAAGCGCACACTCTTGCGCTCCCCGCCTCCAATGTCcagaggctgctgctgctgctctgggcAGCTCTGCACACCCATGAACTGCATGGTGACAGCCTCCCTCCAGGCCCCTCCCACACACGATACTGAGCAGGAAATATTCTAGCTTGGCAGAGGGGCAGGTCACCTGGCAGAGGAGCAGGTCACCGATGCCCTTGGCTCCGAAGGCCGGGACCTGCCACACTGTGGGTCCGTCAGATGAGGGGCCCTGGGCAGTACGGTCAGTATGGTCCCCACGTTAGCAGGTACTACAGGGACAGTCGACCTCACAAACTCTGGGCTAAAGGGAGCCCCTAAGGTATCTGGGGTCCAGCCCCCAACACCTGCCCACTGATCGATGGCCCACGGCCTCGTGGGTGCGAAGCTCTCTAGGCACGGCaactggggagggggaggcccgGCCACCAGGCCCCGCTTCCGCCTGCACGCCCTCGGAGGGAGCAGTCCTCTGGGCACCTGTGGGGTTGCGGGCGGGGCAGGGCCCTGCTGACAGCTGGCGGGGAGTGGCCTGTGGGGTTAGGGTTGGGTGTCAGGTGGGAGCAGGGACACACAGCTGCCCTCAGAGGGCTGGACCGGGCACACAGGATGGTGGCCGTGCTGGTCCCACCTGGATAGGGCATGGCACACGGAGGGCTGGGCCTGCTGGAGGCTTCCTACCCCCAAGGGTAGTCATCCCTCAGGGGAAAAGGGCTCCGGGGCCTGAAGGTAGGGTGCTAGGACCTTCCTGCCCACCCACGCCGaccgggggctgggggcaggtgggCCCGTCCCAGCCGGGCAGGGGCCCCGCAGCAGCATACACAGATGCGCAGTAAAACAGGAGAGCTTTATGGTCCGAGTGGTGTGCAAGGACAACAAAAGAACACGAGTGTTGTGGGCCTCCCCGCTTGGCCCGCGCACGCCCGAGCTCAGGTGCGGGTGCAAAGCCGGTCGCCGTGCCTGGAAAGAGCTGCCCCCAGAGACGCGCCAGCGTCGCCTGCCCTCTGCGCACAGGTGCCCCAAGGGTCTGGGGACCAGACGTCTGCAGAGCCGGCGCAGCTGAAGCGGAGGCCGCTGCATGCAGCGGGCCTGGGTGAGTGCGTGCGGCGGGCCGAGGGCAAGCAGGGGCCGGGCGGGCGACGGGAACATTGCCCCAACCCTGCAAACAGCCTCACGGGCTTCCTCGGCCTCAGTCCCATCCCTGAGAAGCGCTGGGGGCCG
It includes:
- the AJM1 gene encoding apical junction component 1 homolog; this encodes MTRTDPPDLLVSTVYQDIKVAAPGPVSRPPPCERPMARPAAPAPFNKRHCRSFDFLEALDREAMEARPEPPPPEPAAPRARSRDGEPRRRARSKSAPRAAPGLAPAPASPPVPPRRGREAQRAAPADASPRREPAYPALRALANELHPIKLQPQRGGPGRMAPLCAAANRCAPAEPPAGPAPHVRCRLDVKPDDAVLQHAARSSRPCGPTETAPWPRAAPQLHGLTVPGPRHVGLSLTPTPSDSYCADPRALYCDGPLLGPRDYAERRSLPFTTPPGPTQFFYTEEPEGHPGGFMASPGPPFDSYYPRPFLSEEPPGPSPRHGGIYYAGEVRTFPVQEPPSRSYYGEAPRAYGPPCGPRYAPEEPRAHPAARPFYTEDFGRYRNRDALTRTYPHPRSSPAWGDWGPRPYRTLQVAPPPPDPGPLLASWHGGTGTSPPRLATDSRHYSRSWDNILAPAPRREDPLGRGRSYENLLGREAREPRGTSPEGRRPPVIVNLSTSPRRYAALSLSETSLSEKGRMGEGLARNWYVTPEITITDNDLRAAERPSARSWELLGSRPRPPPPAVPDGPASGRQRSLEQLDELITDLVIDSRPPAGQAPEPASDGLGRQLRRLLDSRPSGAGVPTRAPRSPPLSAGSAEEPAGPGQAADASPEPSADEDDLMTCSNARCGRTETMFNACLYFKSCHSCYTYYCSRLCRREDWDAHKVRCVYGRVGSVCRHVLQFCRDSGPVHRAFSRIARVGFLSRGRGVLFLGFPSPGSADNFLRFGLEGLLLSPTYLSLRELAMHAAPLGSYARELAAAGRLYEPAECFLLSVSVAVGPGAVPPGAPARPAPAPRSPGPTVRKFAKVALAAGSPARPPPARGREPDMETLILTPPPGTAGLDQDGEAGRRAREVAFIHIQRELRLRGVFLRHEFPRVYEQLCEFVEANRRFTPTTIYPTDRRTGRPFMCMIMAASEPRALDWVASANLLDDIM